A DNA window from Rhodococcus sp. Z13 contains the following coding sequences:
- a CDS encoding acyl-CoA dehydrogenase family protein, translated as MAVDLSYSDHVRDLIARTEKFIRDEVLPVEDAHGGDIAAAGGDEIRVQLQKAAKAAGVFAPHGPVEFGGHGLNMSDRAPVFEAAGYSLFGPTALNIAAPDEGNMHMLAHIADDEQKQQFLAPLVAGEVRSAFAMTEPAPGAGADPNALNTRAEKAPGGWKINGRKHFITGADGAGFFIIMARTSGEPGDRGGATMFLAPADTPGLKVGRHINTLDKSMLGGHCEVDFEDLFVPDSAVLGEVDKGFAYAQVRLGPARMTHVMRWLGAARRGHDTALRYVSEREGFGGKLGDLGMIQQMIADNEIDIAATRALLVQACWELDQGSHASTATSIAKTYAAEAIFRIVDRSAQMCGGLGVSEDLPTARLTREVRPFRVYDGPSEVHRWSIAKRALRAVRKAAEENAK; from the coding sequence ATGGCGGTCGACCTGTCCTATTCGGATCACGTCCGGGATCTCATCGCACGCACCGAGAAGTTCATCCGTGACGAGGTGCTCCCCGTCGAGGACGCCCACGGCGGAGACATCGCCGCGGCCGGCGGCGACGAGATCCGGGTGCAGTTGCAGAAGGCCGCCAAGGCCGCGGGGGTCTTCGCCCCGCACGGCCCCGTCGAGTTCGGCGGCCACGGCCTGAACATGTCCGACCGCGCCCCCGTCTTCGAAGCGGCCGGCTACTCGCTCTTCGGTCCCACCGCCCTGAACATCGCCGCGCCCGACGAGGGCAACATGCACATGCTCGCCCACATCGCCGACGACGAGCAGAAGCAGCAGTTCCTCGCGCCCCTCGTGGCCGGTGAGGTGCGCTCGGCCTTCGCGATGACCGAGCCCGCTCCCGGCGCCGGCGCCGACCCCAACGCCCTGAACACCCGCGCCGAGAAGGCTCCCGGAGGCTGGAAGATCAACGGCCGCAAGCACTTCATCACCGGAGCCGACGGTGCAGGCTTCTTCATCATCATGGCGCGCACCTCGGGCGAGCCGGGGGATCGCGGCGGCGCCACGATGTTCCTCGCCCCCGCCGACACTCCCGGCCTGAAGGTCGGCCGCCACATCAACACGCTCGACAAGTCGATGCTCGGCGGCCACTGCGAGGTCGACTTCGAAGACCTGTTCGTGCCCGACTCGGCGGTGCTCGGTGAGGTCGACAAGGGATTCGCCTACGCCCAGGTCCGCCTCGGCCCCGCCCGCATGACCCACGTGATGCGCTGGCTCGGCGCCGCCCGCCGCGGCCACGACACCGCCCTGCGCTACGTCTCCGAACGTGAGGGTTTCGGCGGCAAGCTCGGCGATCTCGGCATGATCCAGCAGATGATCGCGGACAACGAGATCGACATCGCCGCCACCCGCGCGCTGCTCGTGCAGGCCTGTTGGGAACTCGACCAGGGTTCGCACGCCTCGACCGCGACCTCGATCGCGAAGACCTACGCCGCGGAGGCGATCTTCCGGATCGTCGATCGCTCCGCCCAGATGTGCGGTGGCCTCGGTGTCTCCGAGGACCTGCCGACCGCCCGCCTCACCCGCGAGGTGCGCCCGTTCCGCGTCTACGACGGCCCCTCCGAGGTGCACCGCTGGTCCATCGCCAAGCGCGCCCTCCGCGCGGTCCGCAAGGCAGCTGAGGAGAACGCGAAATGA
- a CDS encoding cytochrome P450, with protein sequence MTKLLAVPPARSQLRPIPGRAGLPGIGHILEYIRDPLAMLQKQWDRYGEVSWFSAAGQRWIAVLGPDACQEVLQNKDRAFANGDGWSVLIGPFFHDGLMLLDSEEHLRHRRIMQQAFTRSRLEKTVEAMNPSIAEKLDKWVPTDGFRAYTALKTLTLDLATDIFMGGAEDSTPAEIDAVKKAFVDCVQAATSLVRYPVPGTRWKRGLDGRRVLEDFFRHYLPARRSRETDDLFSVLCHIESEAGQRFTDDEIVDHMIFLLMAAHDTSTITISTMMQYLGQHPQWQDRCRAESLALGTDAPSHADLDALGSLDLVMKECLRLVSPVPVLARRAVRDTEIRGHFVPAGTYAAVAPHFTHHMPEYWPEPGRFDPERFAEHRREDKVHRYAWEPFGGGVHKCLGMHFAGVEVKAIVHQLLLRFDWHVDPGYVAPLDFTSLPYPADGQPVDLRARSTGPERQAV encoded by the coding sequence GTGACCAAGCTTTTGGCCGTTCCCCCCGCCCGGTCGCAGCTGCGCCCGATCCCGGGACGGGCGGGTCTGCCGGGCATAGGGCACATCCTCGAATACATCCGCGATCCTCTCGCGATGCTGCAGAAGCAGTGGGATCGCTACGGGGAGGTCTCGTGGTTCTCGGCGGCGGGCCAGCGATGGATCGCGGTACTCGGCCCCGATGCCTGCCAGGAGGTACTGCAGAACAAGGACCGGGCATTCGCGAACGGCGACGGCTGGTCGGTGCTGATCGGCCCGTTCTTCCACGACGGCCTCATGCTCCTCGACTCGGAGGAACACCTCCGGCACCGCCGCATCATGCAGCAGGCCTTCACCCGATCGCGCCTCGAGAAGACCGTCGAGGCCATGAACCCGTCGATCGCCGAGAAACTCGACAAATGGGTTCCCACCGACGGATTCCGAGCCTACACGGCACTGAAGACGCTCACGCTCGATCTCGCCACCGACATCTTCATGGGCGGCGCCGAGGACTCCACCCCGGCCGAGATCGACGCGGTGAAGAAGGCGTTCGTCGACTGCGTGCAAGCAGCGACCTCGCTGGTCCGGTATCCCGTCCCCGGCACCAGATGGAAGCGCGGCCTCGACGGACGCCGGGTGCTCGAGGATTTCTTCCGGCACTATCTACCGGCACGACGGTCACGGGAGACGGACGACCTCTTCTCGGTGCTGTGTCACATCGAATCCGAAGCGGGACAAAGGTTCACCGACGACGAGATCGTCGATCACATGATCTTCCTGCTGATGGCCGCGCACGACACGTCGACCATCACGATCTCCACGATGATGCAGTATCTCGGGCAACACCCGCAGTGGCAGGACCGGTGCCGGGCCGAGTCGCTCGCACTGGGCACCGACGCCCCGAGCCACGCCGATCTCGACGCGCTCGGCAGCCTCGACCTGGTGATGAAGGAATGCCTGCGGCTGGTCTCCCCGGTCCCCGTCCTCGCGCGACGAGCCGTCCGCGACACCGAGATCCGAGGACACTTCGTGCCGGCCGGCACGTATGCCGCGGTGGCACCGCACTTCACACACCACATGCCGGAGTACTGGCCGGAGCCCGGGCGTTTCGATCCCGAACGCTTCGCGGAGCACCGGCGCGAGGACAAGGTGCACCGCTACGCCTGGGAACCGTTCGGCGGAGGCGTGCACAAGTGCCTCGGCATGCACTTCGCCGGGGTCGAGGTCAAAGCGATCGTCCATCAGCTGCTGCTGCGCTTCGACTGGCACGTCGACCCCGGCTACGTCGCCCCGCTCGACTTCACGTCGTTGCCGTACCCCGCCGACGGACAGCCGGTCGATCTGAGAGCGCGATCGACCGGCCCCGAGCGTCAGGCGGTGTAG
- a CDS encoding Lrp/AsnC family transcriptional regulator, translating into MREPVQLDELDFALLEALHADPKVGALELSRRLKVARATVSARLRRLEESGVIAGYEPRIDLVAAGFDVQAFVTMEIVQGALEDVTEVLEGIPGVLEAFATTGAGDVLCRIGAESHLGLQQTLIELNRSSIVARSTSVMVLSEIVHYRAMPLLRTLEPGRSAKAPAYRR; encoded by the coding sequence ATGCGTGAGCCGGTGCAGCTGGACGAATTGGATTTCGCTCTCCTCGAAGCTCTCCATGCCGATCCGAAGGTCGGCGCGCTCGAACTGTCGCGGCGGCTGAAGGTCGCCCGCGCCACCGTGTCCGCGCGCCTGCGCCGTCTCGAGGAGAGCGGGGTGATCGCCGGTTACGAGCCCCGGATCGATCTGGTGGCAGCAGGTTTCGACGTGCAGGCGTTCGTGACGATGGAGATCGTGCAGGGTGCGCTCGAGGACGTCACCGAGGTGCTCGAAGGGATCCCGGGCGTGCTCGAGGCCTTCGCGACCACCGGGGCGGGCGACGTCCTGTGCCGGATCGGCGCCGAATCGCATCTCGGCCTACAGCAGACCCTCATCGAACTGAACCGTTCGTCGATCGTGGCCCGCTCGACCAGCGTGATGGTGCTGTCGGAGATCGTGCACTACCGGGCGATGCCCCTGCTCCGCACGCTCGAACCCGGCCGGTCGGCGAAGGCACCCGCGTACCGCCGCTGA
- a CDS encoding TetR/AcrR family transcriptional regulator — MDTREDADTGDVGSWRHYGPSALPKPLEAALEAFAERGYDGTSIRELAARAGLSVPGLYHHYPSKQALLVSLTTTVMHDLLDRSRRALAEAGPTPIERFDAVVESLLRFHMFRRNQAFVASTEMRSMEPEARRAFVALRDEQQRMIDEIVEEGVATGAFVTPYPKDASRAVTTMCVAVASWYRLDGPLSPDELVERYLLIARSTVGARAD; from the coding sequence ATGGACACGCGTGAGGATGCGGATACCGGCGACGTCGGCTCGTGGCGGCACTACGGGCCCAGCGCCCTGCCGAAGCCGCTGGAAGCAGCGCTCGAGGCCTTCGCCGAGCGCGGATACGACGGCACGTCCATCCGTGAGCTCGCCGCACGGGCCGGGCTGTCGGTTCCGGGTCTCTACCACCACTACCCCTCGAAGCAGGCGCTGCTGGTCTCCCTCACCACCACGGTGATGCACGACCTGCTCGACCGCAGCCGGCGCGCACTCGCCGAGGCCGGACCCACCCCGATCGAGCGGTTCGACGCGGTCGTCGAGTCGCTGCTGCGTTTCCACATGTTCCGCCGGAACCAGGCGTTCGTGGCGTCCACCGAGATGCGCAGCATGGAACCCGAGGCGCGCCGGGCGTTCGTCGCGTTGCGCGACGAGCAGCAGCGGATGATCGACGAGATCGTCGAGGAAGGGGTCGCCACCGGTGCCTTCGTCACCCCCTATCCCAAGGACGCGAGCCGGGCGGTGACGACCATGTGCGTCGCGGTGGCGAGCTGGTACCGGCTCGACGGGCCGCTGAGCCCCGACGAGCTGGTGGAACGCTATCTGCTCATCGCCCGCAGCACCGTGGGTGCACGCGCCGACTGA
- a CDS encoding NDMA-dependent alcohol dehydrogenase, which yields MKTKAAVVKGVGRPWEIEEIDLGDPVAGEVQVRLAASGLCHSDEHLRSGATPLPSFPVLGGHEGAGVVTKVGPGVRGLEEGDHVVLAFIPACGRCRACAKGMQNICDEGAGLLTGQAISDKTYRATLNGEPVLQMCLLGTFAPYVTVNEASVIKIEKDIPLEKAALLGCGVATGWGSATAIGGTKLGDTVVVIGVGGVGINSVQGAAHAGARFVVAIDPVEFKRQKAKEFGATHAFASIEEAAPVIGEITWGQMADVTVITVGEITGDIIGPALGLTGKGGQVVVVGMGHASDTQVTMSLFELTLLQKRLQGAIFGGTGPRSQIPKLLELYRNGQLDLDNLVTKTYRLEEINEGYADMHAGRNLRGLVLYGEDDY from the coding sequence GTGAAGACGAAAGCGGCAGTGGTCAAGGGTGTCGGTCGGCCTTGGGAGATCGAGGAGATCGACCTCGGGGATCCGGTCGCCGGTGAGGTGCAGGTCCGCCTCGCCGCCAGCGGGTTGTGCCATTCCGACGAGCATCTGAGGTCGGGTGCGACGCCGTTGCCGTCCTTCCCGGTGCTCGGTGGGCACGAGGGCGCGGGTGTGGTCACCAAGGTGGGGCCGGGGGTGCGGGGCCTCGAGGAGGGCGACCACGTCGTCCTCGCCTTCATCCCCGCCTGCGGCCGCTGCCGGGCCTGCGCCAAGGGCATGCAGAACATCTGCGACGAGGGGGCCGGGCTGCTCACCGGCCAGGCCATCTCGGACAAGACCTACCGCGCGACGCTCAACGGCGAACCGGTGCTGCAGATGTGTCTGCTCGGCACCTTCGCGCCCTACGTCACGGTCAACGAAGCGTCGGTCATCAAGATCGAGAAGGACATTCCGCTCGAGAAGGCCGCGCTGCTCGGCTGCGGCGTCGCGACCGGCTGGGGATCGGCCACCGCGATCGGCGGCACCAAACTCGGCGACACGGTCGTGGTGATCGGTGTCGGCGGTGTCGGCATCAACTCGGTGCAGGGTGCCGCCCACGCCGGGGCCCGGTTCGTCGTGGCGATCGACCCGGTCGAGTTCAAGCGGCAGAAGGCCAAGGAGTTCGGTGCCACGCACGCCTTCGCCTCGATCGAGGAGGCCGCCCCCGTCATCGGCGAGATCACCTGGGGGCAGATGGCCGACGTCACCGTCATCACGGTCGGTGAGATCACCGGCGACATCATCGGGCCCGCGCTCGGCCTCACCGGCAAGGGCGGTCAGGTGGTGGTCGTGGGCATGGGGCACGCGAGCGACACGCAGGTGACGATGAGCCTGTTCGAACTCACGCTGCTGCAGAAGCGCCTGCAGGGCGCCATCTTCGGCGGCACCGGCCCGCGCTCGCAGATCCCCAAGCTGCTCGAGCTCTACCGTAACGGGCAGCTGGATCTCGACAACCTCGTGACCAAGACCTACAGGCTCGAGGAGATCAACGAGGGGTATGCCGACATGCATGCCGGCAGGAATCTCCGCGGGCTGGTCCTCTACGGCGAGGACGACTACTGA
- a CDS encoding Glu/Leu/Phe/Val dehydrogenase dimerization domain-containing protein, with amino-acid sequence MKNLLTRFEEKSPEIVFEWHDTETTARGWVVINSLRGGAAGGGTRMRRGLDRREVESLAKTMEIKFTVSGPAIGGAKSGIDFDPSDPRKDGVLRRWFAAVAPLLRSYYGTGGDLNVDEMNEVVPLTEANGLWHPQEGVVNGHFGNDERQRIQRVGQLRLGVAKVVEDTRFTPSSDTKYTVADLITGYGVAESVRHHQRVYTGGDVAGKRVLVQGWGNVGAAAAYYLAQAGARIVGIIDRDGGILEPGGLSFDEVRTLLLDRDGNALRSDRTLPFDEVNARIWDLGAEIFLPCAASRLVTREQVDRMVSAGLELIASGANVPFADPEIFYGPTYEHADKSVAVVPDFIANCGMARAFAQLMEGDVEVSDAAIFGDVSTTIETALRRCHDRSAERTGLAATAFEIALDQLVPAGERIDD; translated from the coding sequence ATGAAGAACCTGCTGACCCGTTTCGAAGAGAAGTCCCCCGAGATCGTCTTCGAGTGGCACGACACCGAGACCACCGCCCGGGGCTGGGTCGTCATCAACTCGCTGCGTGGCGGTGCCGCCGGCGGCGGAACCCGGATGCGCCGCGGACTCGACCGACGCGAGGTGGAGTCGCTCGCGAAGACCATGGAGATCAAGTTCACCGTCTCCGGCCCCGCGATCGGTGGCGCCAAGTCGGGCATCGACTTCGATCCCTCCGACCCCCGCAAGGACGGCGTGCTGCGACGTTGGTTCGCCGCCGTCGCTCCCCTGCTGCGCTCCTACTACGGGACCGGCGGCGACCTCAACGTCGACGAGATGAACGAGGTCGTACCGCTCACCGAGGCCAACGGCCTGTGGCACCCGCAGGAAGGCGTCGTCAACGGCCACTTCGGCAACGACGAACGCCAGCGCATCCAGCGGGTCGGCCAGCTGCGGCTCGGTGTCGCGAAGGTCGTCGAGGACACCCGTTTCACCCCCTCGTCCGACACGAAATACACTGTCGCCGATCTGATCACGGGTTACGGTGTCGCCGAGTCGGTGCGCCACCACCAGCGCGTCTACACCGGTGGCGACGTCGCGGGCAAGCGCGTGCTGGTGCAGGGCTGGGGCAACGTCGGCGCGGCCGCCGCCTACTACCTCGCGCAGGCCGGTGCCCGCATCGTCGGCATCATCGACCGCGACGGCGGCATCCTCGAACCCGGGGGCCTGTCCTTCGACGAGGTCCGTACGCTACTGCTCGACCGCGACGGCAACGCCCTGCGCAGCGACCGCACCCTCCCCTTCGACGAGGTGAACGCCCGCATCTGGGATCTCGGTGCCGAGATCTTCCTGCCCTGCGCCGCGAGCCGCCTCGTCACCCGCGAGCAGGTCGACCGCATGGTCTCGGCGGGCCTCGAGCTCATCGCCAGCGGCGCGAACGTGCCCTTCGCCGATCCCGAGATCTTCTACGGACCCACCTACGAGCACGCCGACAAGTCCGTCGCCGTCGTGCCCGACTTCATCGCCAACTGCGGCATGGCCCGTGCCTTCGCGCAGCTGATGGAGGGCGACGTGGAGGTCTCCGACGCCGCGATCTTCGGCGACGTCTCCACCACGATCGAGACGGCCCTGCGCCGCTGCCACGACCGCTCCGCCGAGCGCACCGGTCTCGCCGCGACCGCCTTCGAGATCGCCCTCGACCAACTCGTCCCCGCCGGGGAGCGTATCGATGACTGA
- the hppD gene encoding 4-hydroxyphenylpyruvate dioxygenase produces the protein MTLEYTLTDAERLAQLDAEELRRLVGLVEYDSERDPFPVNGWDAVVWVVGNATQTAHYFQSAFGMELVAYSGPTTGNRDHHAYVLRSGAVRFVVKGAVDPDSPLVEHHRIHGDGVVDIALQVPDVDKCIAHARAQGATVLEEPHDVSDEHGTVRTAAIATYGDTRHTLVDRSRYDGVYLPGYVERTSTYRKREGAPKRLFQALDHVVGNVELGRMDEWVGFYNRVMGFTNMAEFIGDDIATDYSALMSKVVCNGNHRVKFPLNEPAIAKKRSQIDEYLEFYRGPGAQHLALATNDILTAVDCLREEGVEFLATPDAYYDDPELRARIGNVRVPIEELKKRGILVDRDEDGYLLQIFTKPIGDRPTVFFELIERHGSLGFGKGNFKALFEAIEREQAARGNF, from the coding sequence ATGACTCTCGAGTACACCCTCACCGACGCAGAGCGCCTCGCGCAGCTCGACGCGGAAGAACTCCGCCGGCTCGTCGGTCTGGTCGAGTACGACAGCGAGCGAGATCCGTTCCCGGTCAACGGTTGGGATGCCGTGGTGTGGGTGGTCGGCAACGCCACCCAGACGGCCCACTACTTCCAGTCGGCCTTCGGCATGGAGCTGGTCGCCTATTCCGGTCCGACCACCGGCAACCGCGACCATCACGCCTACGTATTGCGCAGCGGCGCGGTGCGATTCGTGGTCAAGGGTGCCGTCGATCCGGACAGCCCGCTGGTCGAGCACCACCGCATCCACGGCGACGGCGTCGTCGACATCGCCCTGCAGGTGCCCGACGTCGACAAGTGTATCGCCCACGCCCGGGCCCAGGGGGCAACCGTCCTCGAGGAGCCCCACGACGTGAGCGACGAGCACGGCACGGTGCGCACGGCCGCCATCGCGACCTACGGCGACACGCGGCACACCCTCGTGGACCGGTCACGCTACGACGGTGTGTACCTGCCGGGTTACGTCGAGCGGACGTCCACCTACCGCAAGCGCGAGGGCGCGCCGAAGCGTCTGTTCCAGGCGCTCGACCACGTCGTGGGCAACGTCGAGCTCGGCCGGATGGACGAGTGGGTCGGCTTCTACAACCGCGTCATGGGTTTCACGAACATGGCCGAGTTCATCGGTGACGACATCGCCACCGACTACTCCGCGCTCATGAGCAAGGTGGTGTGCAACGGCAACCACCGCGTGAAGTTCCCGCTCAACGAGCCGGCGATCGCAAAGAAGCGCTCGCAGATCGACGAGTACCTCGAGTTCTACCGCGGTCCCGGCGCGCAGCATCTCGCCCTGGCCACCAACGACATCCTCACGGCCGTCGACTGCCTGCGCGAGGAGGGCGTCGAGTTCCTGGCGACCCCCGACGCGTACTATGACGATCCCGAGCTGCGGGCCCGCATCGGCAATGTGCGCGTACCCATCGAGGAGCTCAAGAAGCGCGGGATCCTCGTGGACCGCGACGAGGACGGCTACCTGCTGCAGATCTTCACGAAGCCGATCGGCGACCGGCCGACCGTCTTCTTCGAGCTGATCGAGCGGCACGGCTCGCTCGGCTTCGGCAAGGGCAACTTCAAGGCCCTGTTCGAGGCGATCGAGCGTGAGCAGGCTGCCCGCGGCAACTTCTGA
- a CDS encoding SDR family NAD(P)-dependent oxidoreductase: MNSALVTGASRGIGLGIATRLAERGYSLTISARGAERLETVAEQLREAGAKEVRAVAADLADPEATARVVETHRETFGDMKALILNAGVGTAGSIAEFPARRFDKTLAVNLGAPFALIQASLPLLRAAAQNDPDRGAKIVALSSITGVYAEAGLAAYGATKAALISLVETLNEEESGNGISASALAPAYVDTDMSDWIKDRIPAESMIEVNDVVEIVDALLKLSSRAVVPKIVLSRAGAGLYTA; this comes from the coding sequence GTGAACAGCGCACTCGTCACCGGCGCATCGAGGGGGATCGGTCTGGGCATCGCCACCCGCCTGGCCGAGCGCGGATACTCGCTGACGATCAGCGCCCGCGGCGCCGAACGACTCGAGACGGTCGCCGAGCAGCTGCGCGAGGCCGGCGCCAAGGAGGTGCGCGCGGTCGCCGCGGATCTCGCCGATCCCGAGGCCACCGCCCGGGTCGTCGAGACCCACCGGGAGACCTTCGGAGACATGAAGGCACTGATTCTCAACGCCGGTGTCGGCACCGCCGGATCGATCGCCGAGTTCCCCGCCCGCCGCTTCGACAAGACGCTCGCCGTCAACCTCGGCGCGCCGTTCGCGCTCATCCAGGCGTCGCTTCCGCTGCTCCGGGCGGCCGCGCAGAACGATCCGGACCGCGGGGCGAAGATCGTTGCGCTGTCGTCGATCACCGGGGTGTACGCCGAGGCCGGGCTCGCCGCCTACGGCGCCACGAAGGCCGCGCTGATCTCCCTGGTGGAGACCCTCAACGAGGAGGAGTCCGGCAACGGTATCTCCGCGTCGGCGCTCGCCCCCGCCTACGTCGACACGGACATGTCCGACTGGATCAAGGACAGGATCCCGGCCGAGTCCATGATCGAGGTGAACGACGTCGTCGAGATCGTCGACGCGCTGCTCAAGCTGTCGTCGCGGGCAGTGGTTCCCAAGATCGTGCTCAGCCGCGCGGGTGCAGGTCTCTACACCGCCTGA
- a CDS encoding SRPBCC family protein — translation MIHVRHSAVADIPVDRAFTYIDDYRHVPDWMFGVTRFDPVGEQLSGLGARYDTTMRVGPKNLDARVEVVEWEHNRTIVLEAIAGFCTASSWTFTDLGDATRLDVDFGYRLPGGIAGRTLGMLIEPIVGTAIRQTEQALRTRLGQLV, via the coding sequence ATGATTCACGTTCGCCACAGCGCGGTCGCGGACATCCCCGTCGACCGTGCGTTCACCTATATCGACGACTACCGGCACGTGCCCGACTGGATGTTCGGTGTCACGAGGTTCGATCCGGTCGGTGAGCAGCTCAGCGGCCTCGGCGCCCGTTACGACACCACCATGCGGGTCGGGCCCAAGAACCTCGACGCGCGCGTGGAAGTGGTGGAGTGGGAACACAATCGCACCATCGTCCTCGAAGCGATCGCGGGATTCTGCACGGCCTCGTCGTGGACGTTCACCGATCTCGGGGACGCCACCCGCCTCGACGTCGACTTCGGCTACCGGTTGCCCGGTGGGATCGCCGGCCGCACGCTCGGCATGCTCATCGAGCCGATCGTGGGCACGGCGATCCGGCAGACCGAGCAGGCGCTGCGCACCCGGCTCGGCCAGCTCGTCTGA
- a CDS encoding phosphotransferase family protein: protein MTSVHEGLDLDALKGFLADSGVDVHGEIRAELISGGKSNLTFGLRDDRSHWVLRRPPTAGLTPSAHDVAREFRITSALQGTGVPVAPTVVQCEDDSVMGAPFTVVDYVDGRVVRSKTDLDALTDGEIDRCVGELVRIIAELHQVDFEAVGLGNLGRPDGYVNRQVKLWASQWGRVKTRELPDLERLHAALADSIPESPAPSIVHGDYRIDNTILDSTDPGRVVAVVDWELSTLGDPLTDLAMMCVYRHPALDDVLGFPAAWSSDRLPSTDDLVQRYATASGRDIAHWNFYMGLAYLKLAVIAEGINHRWRVGATIGDGFDRAGEAVPALVAAGLEALKGADS from the coding sequence ATGACCAGCGTCCACGAAGGACTCGATCTCGACGCCCTGAAGGGCTTCCTCGCCGACTCCGGTGTGGACGTCCACGGGGAGATCCGCGCCGAGCTCATCTCCGGCGGCAAGTCCAATCTCACCTTCGGCCTGCGCGACGACCGCTCCCACTGGGTGCTGCGCCGCCCGCCCACCGCGGGCCTGACACCCTCGGCGCACGACGTCGCCCGCGAGTTCCGGATCACCTCGGCCCTGCAGGGCACCGGGGTGCCCGTCGCCCCGACCGTCGTGCAGTGCGAAGACGATTCGGTGATGGGCGCACCGTTCACCGTCGTCGACTATGTCGACGGCCGCGTGGTGCGCAGCAAGACCGACCTGGACGCGCTGACCGACGGCGAGATCGACCGCTGCGTCGGCGAACTCGTGCGGATCATCGCCGAGCTGCACCAGGTGGACTTCGAGGCTGTCGGACTCGGGAACCTCGGCCGCCCCGACGGTTACGTCAACCGGCAGGTGAAGCTGTGGGCGAGCCAGTGGGGTCGCGTCAAGACCCGCGAACTGCCGGATCTCGAACGCCTGCACGCCGCACTGGCCGACTCGATCCCCGAATCGCCGGCGCCGTCGATCGTGCACGGCGACTACCGCATCGACAACACCATCCTCGACTCCACGGACCCCGGTCGCGTCGTCGCCGTGGTCGACTGGGAACTGTCCACCCTCGGCGACCCGCTCACCGACCTCGCCATGATGTGCGTCTACCGGCATCCCGCCCTCGACGACGTGCTCGGCTTCCCGGCGGCATGGTCGAGCGACCGGCTGCCGTCCACGGACGATCTGGTGCAGCGGTACGCCACGGCCTCCGGCCGCGACATCGCCCACTGGAACTTCTACATGGGCCTGGCCTATCTCAAGCTCGCAGTGATCGCGGAGGGCATCAACCACCGGTGGCGCGTCGGCGCCACCATCGGGGACGGATTCGACCGGGCCGGTGAAGCCGTACCCGCTCTCGTCGCAGCAGGACTCGAAGCACTGAAGGGAGCCGACTCGTGA